The Shewanella japonica genome has a window encoding:
- the ispG gene encoding flavodoxin-dependent (E)-4-hydroxy-3-methylbut-2-enyl-diphosphate synthase → MYNESPIIRRPSSRIYVGDVPIGDGAPIAVQSMTNTKTTDVEATVAQIRALEKVGADIVRVSVPTMDAAEAFKVIKQSVNVPLVADIHFDYRIALKVAEYGVDCLRINPGNIGNEERIRNVVECARDKNIPIRIGVNGGSLEKDLMDKYHEPTPEALLEFAMRHVDILDRLNFDQFKVSVKASDVFLAVESYRLLAKQIKQPLHLGITEAGGARAGSVKSAVGLGMLLAEGIGDTLRISLAADPVEEIKVGFDILKSLRIRSRGINFIACPSCSRQEFDVINTVNALEMRLEDITTAMDVSIIGCVVNGPGEALVSDIGLTGSNGKSGYYDDGKRQKERFDNNNLVDSLEAKIRAKAAMMQNRIDIKDATE, encoded by the coding sequence ATGTATAACGAATCTCCAATCATACGTCGTCCTTCGAGCCGCATTTATGTCGGCGATGTCCCTATCGGTGATGGCGCACCTATTGCAGTTCAGTCGATGACGAATACTAAAACGACTGATGTCGAAGCTACGGTTGCACAAATTCGCGCACTTGAAAAAGTCGGTGCAGATATTGTGCGTGTTTCTGTGCCAACTATGGATGCGGCTGAAGCATTCAAAGTGATCAAGCAAAGTGTCAACGTGCCTTTGGTGGCAGATATTCACTTTGACTATCGTATTGCACTCAAAGTTGCAGAATACGGTGTTGATTGTTTACGTATTAACCCAGGAAATATTGGCAACGAAGAACGTATTCGCAACGTTGTTGAATGCGCGCGTGATAAAAATATTCCAATTCGAATTGGTGTTAATGGTGGTTCATTAGAAAAAGATTTAATGGATAAATACCATGAGCCAACACCAGAAGCATTGCTGGAATTTGCAATGCGACACGTGGATATTTTAGACCGCCTTAACTTTGACCAGTTTAAAGTCAGTGTTAAAGCATCGGATGTCTTTTTAGCGGTTGAGTCATACCGCTTATTGGCTAAGCAAATCAAACAACCTTTGCACTTAGGTATTACTGAAGCTGGCGGCGCTCGTGCTGGCTCAGTTAAATCAGCTGTTGGTTTAGGAATGCTATTAGCTGAAGGTATTGGTGATACCTTGCGTATTTCATTGGCAGCCGATCCCGTTGAAGAAATCAAAGTCGGTTTTGATATCTTAAAGTCGCTACGTATTCGCAGTCGTGGTATTAACTTTATTGCTTGTCCTTCATGCTCTCGTCAGGAGTTTGATGTGATCAATACTGTTAATGCACTTGAAATGCGTTTAGAAGACATTACTACTGCCATGGATGTTTCTATTATTGGTTGTGTGGTTAATGGCCCAGGCGAAGCATTAGTATCAGATATTGGGCTAACAGGTAGCAATGGTAAAAGTGGTTACTATGACGATGGTAAACGTCAAAAAGAGCGTTTTGATAACAATAATTTGGTGGATTCATTAGAAGCCAAAATCCGTGCAAAAGCGGCGATGATGCAAAATCGAATCGATATCAAAGACGCAACAGAATAA
- the hisS gene encoding histidine--tRNA ligase, with amino-acid sequence MAKQIQAIRGMNDILPTQSPLWQQVESVIRSTVSAYGYSEIRTPIVESTDLFKRSIGEVTDIVEKEMYTFADRNEDSLTLRPEGTASTVRAGNEHGLLYNQEQRLWYMGPMFRHERPQKGRYRQFHQFGVEVYGIPSADVDAEVLMLSARLWDSFGIKEHVKLELNTLGDTAERAAYRDALIAFLEQHKEQLDEDSKRRMYSNPLRVLDSKSPQVQAILTDAPALMDYLGEESKTHFSTLCELLDAVGIEYTVNPRLVRGLDYYNRTVFEWVTDSLGSQGTVLAGGRYDGLVGQLGGKDTPAVGFAMGLERIVLLLQTLELDKDVAPVVDVYVTAMGEKCVVEAIKIAQELRQNLPTLKVMTHCGGGNFKKQMKRADRSGAEYALIIGEDEIANQQVAVKPLRNKNEQLLVARADLATTIKSLF; translated from the coding sequence GTGGCAAAACAGATCCAAGCAATCCGCGGAATGAATGACATTCTGCCAACGCAAAGCCCATTATGGCAACAAGTCGAGTCGGTTATCCGCTCAACGGTTAGTGCTTATGGTTACAGTGAAATTCGAACTCCAATTGTTGAGTCTACTGACCTTTTTAAACGTTCAATTGGTGAAGTCACCGATATTGTTGAAAAAGAGATGTACACTTTTGCTGATCGCAATGAAGACAGCTTAACGCTGCGTCCAGAAGGTACAGCGTCTACTGTTCGTGCTGGTAATGAGCATGGTTTACTGTATAACCAAGAGCAACGTTTATGGTACATGGGTCCCATGTTCCGCCATGAGCGCCCTCAAAAAGGCCGCTACCGTCAATTCCACCAGTTTGGTGTAGAAGTGTATGGTATTCCAAGTGCTGATGTTGATGCTGAAGTATTAATGTTATCTGCACGCCTTTGGGATTCGTTTGGTATTAAAGAACACGTAAAACTGGAACTGAATACACTTGGTGATACAGCGGAACGTGCTGCTTATCGTGATGCGCTAATTGCATTTTTAGAGCAACACAAAGAACAATTAGATGAAGATTCTAAGCGTCGCATGTACTCAAACCCATTACGAGTATTAGATTCTAAATCACCGCAGGTTCAGGCTATTTTAACTGATGCACCAGCACTGATGGATTACTTAGGTGAAGAATCAAAAACACATTTTTCAACCTTATGTGAACTCTTAGACGCGGTTGGCATCGAATACACAGTTAACCCTCGTCTTGTTCGTGGATTAGATTACTATAATCGTACGGTTTTTGAGTGGGTAACAGACAGCTTAGGCTCGCAAGGTACTGTTCTTGCTGGTGGCCGTTATGATGGCTTAGTGGGTCAGTTAGGCGGTAAAGATACGCCTGCTGTTGGTTTTGCAATGGGCCTTGAGCGCATTGTATTACTACTGCAAACGCTAGAGCTTGATAAAGATGTGGCACCTGTTGTTGATGTTTATGTCACAGCAATGGGTGAAAAGTGTGTTGTTGAAGCAATTAAAATTGCTCAAGAGTTGCGTCAAAACCTGCCAACGCTTAAAGTCATGACTCATTGTGGTGGCGGTAACTTCAAAAAGCAGATGAAACGTGCAGATAGAAGTGGCGCTGAATACGCACTTATCATTGGTGAAGATGAAATTGCTAACCAGCAAGTCGCCGTTAAACCATTGAGAAATAAAAACGAACAACTTTTGGTTGCCCGAGCTGATTTGGCGACCACGATTAAATCATTATTTTAA
- the bamB gene encoding outer membrane protein assembly factor BamB produces MKSLCKTLLAAGLSVAMLSACSSSDTEEEVVTELTEIQATVFPEVNWEVNVGNGVGDYYSQLKPAIFYGHVYAADRNGTVVAYNEETGEVAWRKDLASEFKDTALAKTKEARIAAGVTVGRNKVFVGGESGLLVALDAKTGETQWSAIASGELLSVPTVSEDSVAVHTSDGNLESFSIADGTKLWSHEMQLPNLTLRGTGSPAYDSGGFFLGTADGKIAVVVKNNGQVAWEQAVYNPTGGNEFTRMADVDMTPLILGDNLYAVSYNGNLVSMELRTGRVVWTRKYSSFNELAYAGVGLYLVDDHSRIYSVDRRNGLELWSNTTLTNRSLTSPAVIGSYIVVGDFEGYLHFIDRNTGEVAGRVEVDSDGLFSQPVVVGDKVYVQGRSGKLATVVLP; encoded by the coding sequence ATGAAGTCTTTATGCAAAACCTTGCTTGCTGCTGGATTAAGTGTCGCAATGCTATCGGCTTGCTCTTCAAGTGATACCGAAGAAGAAGTCGTAACAGAACTTACAGAAATTCAAGCCACTGTCTTTCCTGAAGTGAACTGGGAAGTAAACGTTGGCAATGGTGTAGGCGATTACTACTCGCAGTTAAAACCAGCTATTTTTTATGGTCACGTGTATGCCGCTGATCGTAATGGGACAGTTGTTGCTTATAATGAAGAAACTGGTGAAGTAGCTTGGCGTAAAGATTTAGCGTCAGAATTTAAAGATACTGCGCTGGCTAAAACAAAAGAAGCGCGTATCGCTGCGGGTGTAACCGTTGGCCGTAACAAAGTATTTGTGGGTGGTGAGTCAGGTTTATTAGTTGCTTTAGATGCAAAAACGGGTGAAACCCAGTGGAGCGCTATAGCAAGTGGTGAGTTACTGTCAGTTCCTACGGTATCGGAAGATTCTGTCGCAGTGCATACCAGTGATGGTAACCTGGAGTCTTTTTCAATTGCAGATGGCACCAAGTTATGGAGTCATGAAATGCAACTACCTAACTTGACCCTTCGTGGAACAGGTTCTCCAGCATATGATTCTGGTGGTTTCTTCCTTGGTACGGCTGATGGTAAAATAGCGGTAGTAGTAAAAAATAACGGTCAAGTTGCTTGGGAACAAGCGGTATATAATCCAACCGGTGGTAACGAGTTTACTCGTATGGCCGATGTGGACATGACACCGTTAATTTTGGGCGATAATTTATACGCGGTAAGTTACAATGGTAACTTAGTGTCAATGGAGCTGAGAACGGGTCGTGTTGTTTGGACACGTAAGTATTCAAGCTTTAATGAATTGGCCTATGCAGGTGTTGGACTATACTTAGTTGATGACCATAGTCGTATCTATTCAGTAGACAGACGAAATGGTTTAGAGCTTTGGAGTAATACTACGTTAACAAACCGTAGCTTAACATCTCCTGCCGTTATTGGTTCTTATATTGTTGTAGGTGACTTTGAAGGTTATCTACACTTTATCGACCGCAACACTGGCGAAGTAGCTGGGCGAGTTGAGGTTGATAGTGATGGTTTATTCTCACAACCGGTTGTGGTTGGAGACAAGGTATATGTACAAGGTCGTAGCGGAAAGCTAGCGACTGTTGTTCTGCCATAA
- a CDS encoding tetratricopeptide repeat protein has protein sequence MEIYSTEEQQVDAIKQFWKDYGSSIIVGAVVGLGGLYGWNYYSDVKLENAEAASEAFQSISANSADSAAVMAAVSEFGQQHDQQGYQALLELMAAKAAVEAGDLDKAETAFTKIIASNPGASLASLATIRLSRVQAEQGNLGTALATLDQVTDEAFNAQRDELKGDFLVRQGDMDKARVAYQAAIDNGGALASPALQMKLDNLNKA, from the coding sequence GTGGAAATTTATAGCACAGAAGAACAACAAGTCGATGCTATTAAGCAGTTCTGGAAAGATTACGGCAGCTCAATCATTGTTGGCGCTGTAGTAGGTCTGGGTGGATTATACGGTTGGAACTATTATTCTGACGTCAAATTAGAAAATGCAGAAGCCGCTTCTGAAGCATTCCAAAGTATCAGTGCTAATTCAGCTGATAGCGCAGCGGTAATGGCTGCAGTGAGCGAGTTTGGTCAACAACACGATCAACAAGGTTACCAAGCGTTGCTAGAGTTAATGGCGGCAAAAGCAGCTGTTGAAGCGGGTGATTTAGATAAAGCAGAAACTGCTTTTACAAAAATTATTGCTTCAAATCCAGGTGCTTCTTTAGCGTCACTAGCAACAATTCGTTTATCACGAGTTCAAGCTGAGCAAGGTAACTTAGGCACTGCACTTGCAACATTAGATCAAGTGACAGATGAAGCATTTAATGCACAGCGTGATGAATTGAAAGGTGACTTTTTAGTGCGTCAAGGCGATATGGATAAAGCACGAGTTGCTTATCAAGCTGCAATTGATAATGGCGGTGCATTAGCAAGCCCTGCGCTACAAATGAAGCTAGACAATTTAAACAAGGCATAA
- a CDS encoding DUF3300 domain-containing protein encodes MRRLHFPHKLLKAGIISLSLLVPFSVIASDNNDTQYQQTLPSEAELAQMLAPIALYPDSLLTHILIASTYPLEVVQARRWEEQHKHLSSEQKMLQAESQSWDPSVTALVAFPTVLEKLNEDLAWTQHLGEAFLQDEASVLASIQTLRQQADDADSFDNMDNMTVTRVEKQIIIEPAKPEVIYVPVYGPRIVYGHWRWHAYPPVYWHYPAYAYYRPHRPIYWGPSVYINFNYFFGAVHWSHHRVVVVNHRHTRYYRKPHKIAYSSGSKRWKHNPTHRRGVAYKSPKVSHRYDKLRHNKVKVAHHSTKHGIKSSQLNKSHYAKQSQQQRVNKALKHNKSHAVSKSVKSDKAYKATTANKAAHLNRSTHVNKSAHGNKSAHKSTASKSPSNVKASSHQNKVKSHQMKTAASSKQYASNRTSATRSNTHKTMTQSRNSSYKASTQRMSSQRSTAQRSHRTSAPKQKVR; translated from the coding sequence ATGAGACGACTGCATTTTCCACATAAGCTACTCAAGGCTGGCATTATCAGTCTGAGCTTGCTGGTGCCTTTCTCGGTCATCGCCTCTGACAATAATGACACGCAGTATCAACAAACTCTGCCATCTGAAGCTGAATTGGCGCAAATGCTCGCGCCAATAGCGCTTTATCCTGATAGTTTACTGACGCATATTTTAATTGCATCGACATACCCGCTAGAAGTTGTACAAGCTCGTCGCTGGGAGGAACAACACAAGCATTTATCAAGCGAGCAGAAGATGCTGCAAGCTGAATCACAGTCATGGGATCCAAGCGTGACCGCATTAGTGGCCTTTCCTACAGTACTTGAAAAGCTCAATGAAGACTTAGCCTGGACTCAACATTTAGGGGAAGCATTTTTACAAGATGAAGCAAGTGTTCTTGCAAGTATTCAAACACTAAGACAACAAGCAGATGATGCTGATAGCTTCGATAATATGGATAACATGACCGTTACCCGTGTTGAAAAACAAATCATCATCGAACCGGCAAAACCTGAAGTCATTTACGTGCCGGTTTATGGCCCAAGAATTGTATACGGTCACTGGCGCTGGCATGCTTACCCACCAGTCTATTGGCATTACCCCGCTTACGCCTACTATAGACCACATCGTCCGATATATTGGGGGCCGAGTGTATACATCAACTTTAATTATTTTTTTGGTGCAGTCCATTGGTCACATCATCGAGTTGTCGTGGTTAATCACCGTCACACCCGTTATTACCGTAAGCCACATAAAATAGCTTATAGCAGCGGCTCAAAACGTTGGAAGCATAATCCGACTCATAGACGAGGTGTTGCGTATAAGTCGCCGAAAGTCAGCCACCGCTACGATAAGCTACGTCATAACAAGGTCAAGGTGGCTCATCATTCAACTAAACATGGCATCAAAAGCAGCCAGCTTAATAAATCACACTATGCCAAGCAGTCGCAGCAGCAAAGAGTCAATAAAGCGCTGAAGCACAATAAGTCTCATGCTGTCAGTAAATCGGTTAAATCCGATAAAGCATACAAGGCAACTACGGCGAATAAAGCGGCGCATTTGAACAGAAGCACACACGTGAACAAAAGCGCCCATGGAAATAAAAGTGCCCATAAGTCGACAGCCTCTAAAAGCCCGTCGAACGTGAAAGCATCAAGCCATCAAAATAAGGTGAAATCACATCAAATGAAAACTGCAGCGAGCTCAAAACAGTACGCTTCGAATCGTACAAGTGCTACCCGTTCAAATACTCATAAAACGATGACCCAATCAAGAAATTCATCTTATAAAGCGTCAACTCAAAGGATGTCGTCTCAAAGAAGTACAGCTCAACGAAGTCATCGTACAAGCGCACCTAAACAGAAAGTACGTTAA
- the pilW gene encoding type IV pilus biogenesis/stability protein PilW, whose protein sequence is MMHGLPKLLMIATLSLPLVGCVTERTYTGTDIPVSERTLDKQSAAKERMQLGLTYLNRGNMEQAKFNLNRAVEYAPQLSAVHTAMAYYYQTVGDIERTEESYRKAINTSDATGDAMNNFGVFLCQQEKYSQAEAMFKNAINAKEYTRTASSYENLGVCSLSAGEPEKAKQYFENALRYDPRRKSTLMELIDLAILENDYDSAKFNLSRLHRVAEQTPESLALGIKISRELADEDAVKRYGITLIAKYPTSEQAKEYRATLH, encoded by the coding sequence ATCATGCACGGATTGCCGAAGCTTTTAATGATTGCTACTTTATCACTGCCTTTAGTGGGTTGTGTAACGGAAAGAACGTATACTGGTACGGATATCCCTGTTTCTGAAAGAACCTTGGATAAACAGTCTGCTGCAAAAGAAAGAATGCAATTAGGCCTAACTTACCTTAACCGTGGCAATATGGAGCAGGCAAAGTTCAACTTAAACCGTGCTGTTGAGTATGCGCCGCAATTAAGCGCAGTGCACACAGCGATGGCCTATTATTACCAGACTGTAGGTGATATTGAGCGCACGGAAGAATCATACAGAAAAGCAATTAATACCAGTGATGCAACGGGTGATGCGATGAACAACTTTGGTGTATTTTTATGCCAACAAGAAAAATATTCGCAAGCTGAAGCTATGTTCAAAAATGCGATTAATGCAAAAGAATACACACGTACCGCGTCAAGTTATGAAAACCTTGGCGTGTGCAGTTTATCTGCAGGTGAGCCTGAAAAGGCGAAGCAGTACTTTGAAAATGCATTACGTTATGACCCAAGAAGAAAGTCCACTTTAATGGAGTTAATTGATTTAGCTATTTTAGAGAATGACTACGATAGCGCTAAATTCAACTTAAGCCGTCTTCATCGAGTGGCAGAGCAAACGCCTGAAAGTTTAGCTTTAGGAATAAAAATATCGCGCGAGTTAGCAGATGAGGATGCGGTTAAACGCTATGGTATTACCTTAATTGCCAAATATCCGACATCAGAACAAGCGAAAGAATACAGGGCTACTTTGCATTAA
- a CDS encoding IS3 family transposase (programmed frameshift), with protein MKPSSAISVKRTQRDYTLGFKLAVVSQVEKGELTYKQAQEHYGIQGRSTVLTWLRKHGRLDWTLPTEHSPMSKSKETPAQKIKRLEKQVSNLEMKNMIYGDMVELLKNEYGIDLEKKLLSRTLWIAKEKGTVKLAAASRQFNLSRQAIYQWKQRAETRTERLKPVMSMVKYWRQFMPRLGTRKLYQLIKPQLVEQGIKLGRDGLFQYLKQRDMLVMPRKNYTKTTNSHHWLRKHPNLLKDKIVERVEEVLVSDITYVKSDEGTHYLSLVTDAYSRKIMGYELSHEMKASDVVKALDMTVKSRQTTGHIIHHSDRGMQYCSEEYQMALAASGMTPSMTDGYDCYQNALAERVNGILKHEFLLYRCRTMEELRALVKESVTIYNELRPHLSLGMKTPNEVHEKASREYQLA; from the exons ATGAAACCTTCAAGCGCAATCAGCGTTAAACGAACACAGCGTGATTACACATTAGGCTTTAAATTAGCCGTCGTCAGCCAAGTAGAAAAAGGCGAGCTAACCTATAAGCAAGCTCAAGAGCACTACGGTATCCAAGGTCGAAGCACCGTCCTTACATGGTTGAGAAAGCATGGTAGATTAGACTGGACACTCCCTACTGAGCACTCTCCTATGTCTAAAAGTAAAGAAACCCCAGCCCAGAAAATTAAACGATTAGAGAAGCAAGTTTCCAATCTAGAAATGAAAAATATGATTTATGGCGATATGGTTGAACTGTTAAAAAATGAATATGGTATCGATTTAGAAAAAAAGT TACTTAGCCGAACGCTCTGGATTGCCAAAGAAAAAGGCACGGTAAAGCTAGCGGCAGCGAGTCGGCAATTCAATTTATCAAGACAAGCGATTTACCAATGGAAACAACGTGCTGAAACAAGAACTGAAAGGCTTAAACCCGTTATGTCTATGGTGAAGTATTGGCGCCAGTTTATGCCAAGATTGGGGACACGTAAGCTCTACCAGCTCATCAAGCCACAGTTGGTTGAGCAAGGCATAAAACTCGGTCGGGATGGGCTATTTCAATACTTGAAACAGCGAGATATGTTGGTGATGCCGAGAAAAAACTACACCAAAACAACGAATAGTCATCACTGGCTTAGAAAGCATCCTAATTTGCTTAAGGACAAGATTGTTGAACGAGTAGAAGAAGTGCTAGTTAGCGACATCACCTACGTGAAATCAGATGAAGGAACACATTACTTATCGCTGGTGACAGACGCATATTCTAGAAAAATAATGGGGTACGAGTTAAGTCATGAGATGAAAGCGAGCGATGTCGTCAAAGCGCTGGATATGACGGTAAAGAGTCGTCAAACAACAGGTCATATCATTCATCACTCAGACAGAGGGATGCAGTATTGCTCAGAGGAATACCAAATGGCATTAGCAGCCAGCGGTATGACGCCATCAATGACGGATGGGTATGACTGCTACCAAAATGCACTGGCTGAGCGTGTGAATGGTATTTTAAAGCATGAGTTTTTGCTTTATCGCTGCCGAACGATGGAGGAGCTCAGGGCCTTGGTCAAGGAATCGGTAACAATTTACAATGAATTACGACCGCATCTTAGTTTAGGGATGAAAACCCCAAACGAGGTGCATGAAAAAGCCAGTAGGGAGTACCAACTGGCTTAA
- the der gene encoding ribosome biogenesis GTPase Der, whose amino-acid sequence MIPVVALVGRPNVGKSTLFNRLTRTRDALVADFPGLTRDRKYGRAFLSGYEFIVVDTGGIDGTEEGIETKMAEQSLAAIEEADVVLFLTDARAGLTAADLAIAEHLRSRDKTTFVVANKVDGIDADSACAEFWSLGLGEVYQMAAAQGRGVTNMIEYSLAPYAEAMGIKREETDEQDEEVREYTEEEAEAEQERLQSLPIKLAIIGKPNVGKSTLTNRILGEERVVVYDAPGTTRDSIYIPMEREGREYVLIDTAGVRRRSKVHETIEKFSVIKTLKAVEDSNVVLLVIDAQDGITEQDLGLLGFALNAGRAIVLAVNKWDGLDQDFKESVKSELDRRLGFIDFARIHFISALHGTGVGHLYESIEEAYDSATRRVSTSMLTRIMQMSQDDHQPPLVHGRRVKLKYAHAGGYNPPIVVVHGNQVSKLPDSYKRYMMNYFRRSLKVIGTPIQIRFQEGANPFQGKNEKLTISQERRRKRAMSHINSRKK is encoded by the coding sequence ATGATCCCTGTAGTGGCCCTTGTCGGGCGACCTAATGTTGGTAAGTCAACTTTATTTAACCGTCTTACTCGCACAAGAGATGCGCTTGTCGCCGATTTTCCAGGTTTAACTCGTGACCGTAAATATGGTCGTGCTTTTTTATCTGGTTACGAATTTATTGTGGTTGATACTGGCGGTATCGATGGCACTGAAGAAGGGATCGAAACCAAAATGGCTGAACAGTCGCTAGCGGCGATTGAAGAAGCTGATGTTGTACTGTTTTTAACGGATGCTCGTGCCGGCTTAACAGCAGCGGATTTAGCCATTGCTGAACATTTACGAAGCCGTGATAAAACGACTTTCGTTGTTGCAAACAAAGTTGACGGTATTGATGCTGATTCTGCTTGTGCTGAATTTTGGTCACTGGGTTTAGGTGAAGTTTACCAAATGGCAGCGGCTCAAGGTCGTGGTGTCACAAACATGATTGAATACTCACTAGCACCGTATGCGGAAGCGATGGGTATCAAGCGTGAAGAAACAGACGAGCAAGACGAAGAAGTTCGTGAGTATACCGAAGAAGAAGCTGAAGCTGAGCAAGAGCGCTTGCAAAGTTTGCCAATCAAATTGGCTATTATCGGTAAACCCAATGTAGGTAAATCAACGCTGACTAACCGTATTTTAGGTGAAGAACGTGTTGTTGTTTATGATGCACCCGGTACGACTCGTGACAGTATTTATATTCCTATGGAACGTGAAGGTCGTGAGTACGTGTTGATTGATACTGCAGGTGTTCGCCGCCGTAGCAAAGTGCATGAGACAATCGAAAAATTCTCTGTTATTAAAACCCTGAAAGCGGTTGAGGATTCAAACGTTGTTCTGCTTGTTATCGATGCGCAAGACGGTATTACAGAGCAAGATCTTGGTCTATTAGGTTTTGCGTTAAACGCAGGGCGTGCAATTGTATTAGCAGTGAATAAATGGGATGGTCTTGACCAAGACTTTAAAGAAAGTGTTAAAAGCGAGCTTGATCGCCGCTTAGGCTTTATTGATTTTGCCCGCATTCATTTTATTTCAGCACTTCATGGAACAGGTGTTGGCCATTTATATGAGTCTATTGAAGAAGCTTACGACAGTGCGACTCGTCGTGTGAGTACTTCAATGCTGACACGTATTATGCAAATGTCACAAGATGATCATCAGCCACCGTTAGTGCATGGTCGCCGTGTTAAATTGAAATATGCTCACGCAGGTGGATATAACCCGCCAATCGTCGTGGTGCATGGTAACCAAGTGAGCAAATTACCGGATTCATACAAACGCTATATGATGAATTACTTCCGTCGTTCATTAAAAGTGATTGGTACGCCGATTCAAATTCGTTTCCAAGAAGGTGCGAACCCGTTCCAAGGTAAGAACGAAAAGCTAACGATTAGCCAAGAGCGTCGACGTAAACGCGCTATGAGCCATATTAACAGCCGTAAAAAGTAG
- a CDS encoding RodZ domain-containing protein has protein sequence MTNNNQTSQTNGSDAEQADILEAVSTAGMLLRTAREKKGLSIDAVATQLHLRPGIIEDIENDKFDNIASATYARGYAKNYAKYIEADVDAVHQCLAQQLPDETAAMQSFSRKTTREARDSRLTIVTYLIVLALLALLVVWWVQKDSMLSGIDLSKPTVEEVAAANVVSQTEDLLEPEIDPNMAYVEPADQLNEQTALQNEQSNNSDLPASSVQPVEPTSTDVVMLDNAQQNVVEPALQSASALVADNVAAQDAISMSFSADCWVNIVDATGKTIVDGVKGVDRVVEAQGVAPFKLILGAPQVVTLQFNGENVSLADFSEGSVARLTLPKV, from the coding sequence ATGACAAATAACAATCAAACATCCCAAACCAATGGGAGTGACGCTGAACAGGCAGATATACTTGAAGCAGTATCTACTGCTGGTATGTTGCTGCGTACAGCTCGAGAGAAAAAAGGGTTATCGATTGATGCGGTTGCAACCCAATTACATTTACGTCCTGGCATCATCGAAGATATTGAGAATGATAAATTTGATAATATCGCTTCAGCAACCTATGCACGTGGATATGCGAAAAACTATGCCAAATACATCGAAGCAGATGTAGATGCAGTACATCAATGTTTAGCGCAACAATTGCCAGATGAAACTGCAGCAATGCAGAGTTTTTCTCGCAAAACCACACGTGAAGCCCGTGATAGCCGCTTAACAATAGTGACATATTTAATTGTCCTTGCTTTGTTAGCGCTGCTAGTTGTGTGGTGGGTGCAAAAAGACTCTATGTTAAGTGGGATAGATTTATCCAAACCTACCGTAGAAGAAGTTGCAGCTGCAAATGTTGTTAGTCAAACAGAAGATTTATTAGAGCCAGAAATCGACCCTAATATGGCGTATGTTGAGCCAGCGGATCAGTTAAATGAACAGACTGCCCTGCAAAATGAACAAAGCAACAACTCAGATTTGCCGGCATCATCAGTTCAACCTGTAGAGCCTACGAGTACCGATGTTGTAATGCTTGATAATGCGCAACAAAATGTGGTCGAGCCTGCGTTACAATCAGCATCCGCTTTGGTTGCTGATAATGTTGCTGCACAAGATGCTATTTCTATGAGCTTCAGTGCTGATTGTTGGGTGAATATCGTTGACGCAACAGGCAAAACCATTGTTGATGGTGTCAAAGGTGTTGATAGAGTGGTTGAAGCACAAGGCGTTGCTCCGTTCAAATTGATCTTAGGGGCTCCACAAGTTGTGACCCTTCAATTTAATGGTGAAAATGTCAGTTTAGCTGACTTTTCAGAAGGCAGTGTAGCGCGATTAACCTTGCCGAAAGTGTAA